One Fibrobacter sp. genomic window, TTCAAGGCAACTGCGAGAGGATTGTAGTTCATTTTTCGTTTCCTGTTGAAAAATTAGTTTAACCGGGGGCAATTTAGTTTTTTTTGCCCCTGCTCGCAAGGTAGGAGGGGACTTCCGTGAACTCAAAAACAGCCAAAAAACGGCAAAAAAAATGTTCTGCTTTTTCACAAACCGTAATACAATATTTGTTTGTAAGAAAAATGTGGTTTTTAGGGGGGCTACGCCACGATTTCGTTTAGGTCGTAGAACATTAGACGAGTATAAGGATTGTCGTCCCTGCCTGATCCTAGCATGCAAAATCCGTTTTTCTCGTAAAAAGGAACCGCGTTTATGTAGGCGTCCACGGTTAAAAATCTGCAACCGGATTTATTGTCTGACGTGAAGTAAGTCTTTACAAAATCCAGGAGAAATGTGCCGACGTTTTCACCTTTATATGCGTTGGATACACCAAGACGGCATAGCTTTATTGCTGGATAGCTTCTTAATCGTTTTGGTTGAGGGAATCCCTGTTGTTTTCGAAAACGGTTGAATTCGGTCTTGCTTTCAAAATCACCTAGGGCAACCTTGTCGTTGGCCATACTGAAAAATCCGATGACATCAGTGGGCGTATCCTTGTCAACAAGGACGTAGCTTACTGCCAGTAGTGATTTTCTGTAAAGGGAGGATTCCTTTAGGACAAATTCGTTGATGTCGGCATCGCCGCAGTCAAAGGACTTGACAATGCTGTTTTCATTTAGTCTGCGTATTTCAAACTTTTGGAAATCTAATGATTTTGACAAAGTTCGGCCTCCCTTC contains:
- a CDS encoding GNAT family N-acetyltransferase — its product is MSKSLDFQKFEIRRLNENSIVKSFDCGDADINEFVLKESSLYRKSLLAVSYVLVDKDTPTDVIGFFSMANDKVALGDFESKTEFNRFRKQQGFPQPKRLRSYPAIKLCRLGVSNAYKGENVGTFLLDFVKTYFTSDNKSGCRFLTVDAYINAVPFYEKNGFCMLGSGRDDNPYTRLMFYDLNEIVA